The following are encoded together in the Thunnus maccoyii chromosome 18, fThuMac1.1, whole genome shotgun sequence genome:
- the LOC121883601 gene encoding uncharacterized protein LOC121883601 isoform X3 — MMKVSGRVVSCCVALFLVLTSVSAVQKLNSIEDLKKINFGQSVPKHSLVLLHWFANIVDIDNNVIRLTFDPNRDYGSHPYCNSERLLDPLSQGRYQYYTVGNLNQDTSIPLPQYVLHPPTEYVGRNLDRIIFRVREQNTGRQAGQTIDQVYITQHYGTSNAGTSYDPAHTYWITPNLLRQIREFSVEENHRNSLSELRDDFGSNINDSQLRHLRNIWGNLACLGLLLFIVIQDKSSNNQQNNRSQRVAKRNAPDVVISIPENRQNHDVVVTGTLQELLHQDQITLEVVTGVNGKAKILWKHVTRHRLTEGVMVVLFEDNEGQEASFYKTIGRSEGSYDTSVPLNDGLQARLHKVRKQCCFWTGVGQEICRGTEFQNPNAVDITGCHAKLQLLVKDGKACARLYVKKSFREWRKEFNNSWVGFYTSADKGTNEYDWWQWQWATKFTPSTDFGTPFYDVYEYRSGMTIAPGVQARFILRDGIVKACTPSWR; from the exons ATGATGAAGGTGTCAGGAAGAGTTGTGAGTTGCTGTGTAGCACTGTTCCTTGTCCTCACCTCTGTGTCAGCTGTGCAAAAGCTCAATTCAATCGAAGATTTGAAGAAAATCAACTTTGGCCAGTCTGTGCCCAAGCACAGTCTTGTGCTGCTCCACTGGTTTGCCAACATAGTTGACATTGATAACAATGTCATACGGCTGACTTTTGATCCAAATAGAGATTATGGCTCACATCCTTACTGCAACTCTGAGAGGCTGTTGGACCCACTGTCTCAAGGAAGATACCAGTACTACACTGTTGGTAATCTCAACCAAGACACGTCCATACCACTTCCACAGTATGTTCTTCATCCCCCGACAGAGTATGTGGGAAGAAACCTGGACCGGATCATATTCAGAGTCAG GGAGCAAAACACAGGACGGCAAGCTGGGCAGACAATAGATCAAGTGTATATCACACAGCATTATGGAACTTCAAACGCAGGGACGAGTTATGATCCCGCTCATACCTACTGGATCACTCCTAACCTTTTAAGACAGATTAGAGAATTTTCTGTGGAAGAAAACCACAGGAACTCactgtcagagctcagagatgaCTTTGGAAGTAACATTAATGATTCCCAGTTAAGGCACCTAAGAAACATATGGGGTAACCTTGCATGCCTTGGACTGCTGTTGTTTATTGTGATTCAGGATAAGTCCTCCAATaaccaacaaaacaacagatcCCAGCGTGTGGCAAAAAGAAACGCACCTGATGTTGTCATCAGCATTCCGGAAAATAGACAAAACCATGATGTTGTAGTTACGGGGACCTTGCAAGAGCTCTTGCATCAGGATCAGATAACACTTGAGGTGGTGACCGGCGTAAATGGAAAAGCCAAGATTCTGTGGAAACATGTTACTCGACATCGTCTTACGGAAGGTGTGATGGTAGTGCTTTTCGAGGACAATGAGGGCCAGGAGGCCAGCTTTTACAAAACGATTGGGAGAAGTGAAGGCAGTTACGACACCTCAGTACCCCTGAACGATGGCCTTCAGGCCCGGCTGCATAAGGTGAGGAAACAGTGCTGCTTCTGGACCGGGGTGGGACAGGAGATATGCAGAGGTACAGAGTTTCAAAACCCAAATGCAGTTGATATAACAGGCTGCCATGCAAAACTACAACTCCTTGTAAAGGATGGTAAGGCTTGTGCTCGCTTATATGTGAAAAAGTCTTTCAGAGAGTGGAGGAAAGAATTTAACAACTCTTGGGTCGGCTTCTACACCTCTGCAGATAAAGGCACAAATGAATATGACTGGTGGCAGTGGCAGTGGGCAACTAAATTCACACCATCCACTGATTTTGGGACACCCTTTTATGATGTCTATGAGTATCGCTCAGGTATGACAATCGCTCCAGGAGTCCAAGCACGATTTATACTCAGGGATGGAATAGTTAAAGCATGCACTCCAAGCTGGAGGTGA
- the LOC121883602 gene encoding uncharacterized protein LOC121883602: MKMSGRVVSCCVALFLVLTSVSAVQKLNSIDDLKKINFGWSVPKHSLVLLHWFANRVDINNNDVIRLTFNPNGDYGSHHYGNFEGLLDPLPPGRYRYYTLGNLYQDTSEPLPRYVIQPPTEEYARTNVDRIIFRVREHNTAWQTIDQVYITQHYGTSYAETRYDPAYTYQISTNLLRQIREFSVEENQRNSLTELRDHFRTNADDSQLRHLRNIWGNLACLGLLLYIVTQDKRPSNQHYCRPQHAARRNPQPDFFYNTPENRQYHRNSNDDDCCQSCLSIVLVFIFLLAFFSFLHINGK; encoded by the coding sequence ATGAAGATGTCAGGGAGAGTTGTGAGTTGCTGTGTAGCATTGTTTCTTGTCCTCACCTCTGTGTCAGCTGTGCAAAAGCTCAATTCGATCGATGATTTGAAAAAGATCAACTTTGGCTGGTCTGTGCCCAAGCACAGTCTTGTGCTGCTCCACTGGTTTGCAAACAGAGTCGACATTAACAATAACGATGTCATACGGCTGACTTTTAATCCAAATGGAGATTATGGCTCACATCATTACGGGAACTTTGAGGGGCTGTTGGATCCACTGCCTCCAGGAAGATACCGCTACTACACTCTTGGCAATCTCTACCAAGACACATCTGAACCACTTCCACGTTATGTTATCCAACCCCCAACAGAGGAGTATGCGAGAACAAATGTGGACCGGATCATATTCAGAGTCAGGGAGCACAACACAGCTTGGCAGACAATAGATCAAGTGTATATCACACAGCATTATGGAACTTCATATGCAGAGACAAGATATGATCCAGCATATACCTACCAGATCAGTACAAACCTCTTAAGACAGATTAGAGAATTTTCTGTAGAAGAAAACCAAAGGAACTCACTgacagagctcagagatcacTTCAGGACTAACGCTGATGATTCCCAGTTAAGGCACCTCAGAAACATATGGGGTAACCTTGCGTGCCTTGGACTGCTGTTGTATATTGTGACCCAGGACAAACGCCCCTCTAACCAACACTACTGCAGACCTCAGCATGCGGCGAGAAGAAACCCACAACCTGATTTCTTCTACAACACTCCAGAAAACAGACAATATCATAGGAAtagtaatgatgatgattgttgCCAGAGCTGTTTAtctattgttcttgtttttattttccttcttgcttttttttcctttttacataTAAACGGAAAGTAG
- the LOC121883601 gene encoding uncharacterized protein LOC121883601 isoform X1 — translation MMMKMSGRSVSCCVALFLVLTSVSAVQKLKSINDLKKINFDWSVPKHSLVLLHWFANTVDIDNNDVIRLTFDPNEDYGSHHYGNYEGLLDPLPQGRYRYYTVGNLNQDTSIPLPQYVLHPPTEYVGRNLDRIIFRVREQNTGRQAGQTIDQVYITQHYGTSNAGTSYDPAHTYWITPNLLRQIREFSVEENHRNSLSELRDDFGSNINDSQLRHLRNIWGNLACLGLLLFIVIQDKSSNNQQNNRSQRVAKRNAPDVVISIPENRQNHDVVVTGTLQELLHQDQITLEVVTGVNGKAKILWKHVTRHRLTEGVMVVLFEDNEGQEASFYKTIGRSEGSYDTSVPLNDGLQARLHKVRKQCCFWTGVGQEICRGTEFQNPNAVDITGCHAKLQLLVKDGKACARLYVKKSFREWRKEFNNSWVGFYTSADKGTNEYDWWQWQWATKFTPSTDFGTPFYDVYEYRSGMTIAPGVQARFILRDGIVKACTPSWR, via the exons AT GATGATGAAGATGTCAGGAAGATCTGTGAGTTGCTGTGTAGCACTGTTCCTTGTCCTCACCTCTGTGTCAGCTGTGCAAAAGCTCAAGTCAATCAACGATTTGAAGAAAATCAACTTTGACTGGTCTGTGCCCAAGCACAGTCTTGTGCTGCTCCACTGGTTTGCCAACACAGTCGACATTGACAATAACGATGTCATACGGCTGACTTTTGATCCAAACGAAGATTATGGCTCTCATCATTATGGGAACTATGAGGGACTGTTGGACCCACTGCCTCAAGGAAGATACCGCTACTACACTGTTGGTAATCTCAACCAAGACACGTCCATACCACTTCCACAGTATGTTCTTCATCCCCCGACAGAGTATGTGGGAAGAAACCTGGACCGGATCATATTCAGAGTCAGGGAGCAAAACACAGGACGGCAAGCTGGGCAGACAATAGATCAAGTGTATATCACACAGCATTATGGAACTTCAAACGCAGGGACGAGTTATGATCCCGCTCATACCTACTGGATCACTCCTAACCTTTTAAGACAGATTAGAGAATTTTCTGTGGAAGAAAACCACAGGAACTCactgtcagagctcagagatgaCTTTGGAAGTAACATTAATGATTCCCAGTTAAGGCACCTAAGAAACATATGGGGTAACCTTGCATGCCTTGGACTGCTGTTGTTTATTGTGATTCAGGATAAGTCCTCCAATaaccaacaaaacaacagatcCCAGCGTGTGGCAAAAAGAAACGCACCTGATGTTGTCATCAGCATTCCGGAAAATAGACAAAACCATGATGTTGTAGTTACGGGGACCTTGCAAGAGCTCTTGCATCAGGATCAGATAACACTTGAGGTGGTGACCGGCGTAAATGGAAAAGCCAAGATTCTGTGGAAACATGTTACTCGACATCGTCTTACGGAAGGTGTGATGGTAGTGCTTTTCGAGGACAATGAGGGCCAGGAGGCCAGCTTTTACAAAACGATTGGGAGAAGTGAAGGCAGTTACGACACCTCAGTACCCCTGAACGATGGCCTTCAGGCCCGGCTGCATAAGGTGAGGAAACAGTGCTGCTTCTGGACCGGGGTGGGACAGGAGATATGCAGAGGTACAGAGTTTCAAAACCCAAATGCAGTTGATATAACAGGCTGCCATGCAAAACTACAACTCCTTGTAAAGGATGGTAAGGCTTGTGCTCGCTTATATGTGAAAAAGTCTTTCAGAGAGTGGAGGAAAGAATTTAACAACTCTTGGGTCGGCTTCTACACCTCTGCAGATAAAGGCACAAATGAATATGACTGGTGGCAGTGGCAGTGGGCAACTAAATTCACACCATCCACTGATTTTGGGACACCCTTTTATGATGTCTATGAGTATCGCTCAGGTATGACAATCGCTCCAGGAGTCCAAGCACGATTTATACTCAGGGATGGAATAGTTAAAGCATGCACTCCAAGCTGGAGGTGA
- the LOC121883601 gene encoding uncharacterized protein LOC121883601 isoform X2, translating into MMKMSGRSVSCCVALFLVLTSVSAVQKLKSINDLKKINFDWSVPKHSLVLLHWFANTVDIDNNDVIRLTFDPNEDYGSHHYGNYEGLLDPLPQGRYRYYTVGNLNQDTSIPLPQYVLHPPTEYVGRNLDRIIFRVREQNTGRQAGQTIDQVYITQHYGTSNAGTSYDPAHTYWITPNLLRQIREFSVEENHRNSLSELRDDFGSNINDSQLRHLRNIWGNLACLGLLLFIVIQDKSSNNQQNNRSQRVAKRNAPDVVISIPENRQNHDVVVTGTLQELLHQDQITLEVVTGVNGKAKILWKHVTRHRLTEGVMVVLFEDNEGQEASFYKTIGRSEGSYDTSVPLNDGLQARLHKVRKQCCFWTGVGQEICRGTEFQNPNAVDITGCHAKLQLLVKDGKACARLYVKKSFREWRKEFNNSWVGFYTSADKGTNEYDWWQWQWATKFTPSTDFGTPFYDVYEYRSGMTIAPGVQARFILRDGIVKACTPSWR; encoded by the coding sequence ATGATGAAGATGTCAGGAAGATCTGTGAGTTGCTGTGTAGCACTGTTCCTTGTCCTCACCTCTGTGTCAGCTGTGCAAAAGCTCAAGTCAATCAACGATTTGAAGAAAATCAACTTTGACTGGTCTGTGCCCAAGCACAGTCTTGTGCTGCTCCACTGGTTTGCCAACACAGTCGACATTGACAATAACGATGTCATACGGCTGACTTTTGATCCAAACGAAGATTATGGCTCTCATCATTATGGGAACTATGAGGGACTGTTGGACCCACTGCCTCAAGGAAGATACCGCTACTACACTGTTGGTAATCTCAACCAAGACACGTCCATACCACTTCCACAGTATGTTCTTCATCCCCCGACAGAGTATGTGGGAAGAAACCTGGACCGGATCATATTCAGAGTCAGGGAGCAAAACACAGGACGGCAAGCTGGGCAGACAATAGATCAAGTGTATATCACACAGCATTATGGAACTTCAAACGCAGGGACGAGTTATGATCCCGCTCATACCTACTGGATCACTCCTAACCTTTTAAGACAGATTAGAGAATTTTCTGTGGAAGAAAACCACAGGAACTCactgtcagagctcagagatgaCTTTGGAAGTAACATTAATGATTCCCAGTTAAGGCACCTAAGAAACATATGGGGTAACCTTGCATGCCTTGGACTGCTGTTGTTTATTGTGATTCAGGATAAGTCCTCCAATaaccaacaaaacaacagatcCCAGCGTGTGGCAAAAAGAAACGCACCTGATGTTGTCATCAGCATTCCGGAAAATAGACAAAACCATGATGTTGTAGTTACGGGGACCTTGCAAGAGCTCTTGCATCAGGATCAGATAACACTTGAGGTGGTGACCGGCGTAAATGGAAAAGCCAAGATTCTGTGGAAACATGTTACTCGACATCGTCTTACGGAAGGTGTGATGGTAGTGCTTTTCGAGGACAATGAGGGCCAGGAGGCCAGCTTTTACAAAACGATTGGGAGAAGTGAAGGCAGTTACGACACCTCAGTACCCCTGAACGATGGCCTTCAGGCCCGGCTGCATAAGGTGAGGAAACAGTGCTGCTTCTGGACCGGGGTGGGACAGGAGATATGCAGAGGTACAGAGTTTCAAAACCCAAATGCAGTTGATATAACAGGCTGCCATGCAAAACTACAACTCCTTGTAAAGGATGGTAAGGCTTGTGCTCGCTTATATGTGAAAAAGTCTTTCAGAGAGTGGAGGAAAGAATTTAACAACTCTTGGGTCGGCTTCTACACCTCTGCAGATAAAGGCACAAATGAATATGACTGGTGGCAGTGGCAGTGGGCAACTAAATTCACACCATCCACTGATTTTGGGACACCCTTTTATGATGTCTATGAGTATCGCTCAGGTATGACAATCGCTCCAGGAGTCCAAGCACGATTTATACTCAGGGATGGAATAGTTAAAGCATGCACTCCAAGCTGGAGGTGA